A section of the Thunnus albacares chromosome 6, fThuAlb1.1, whole genome shotgun sequence genome encodes:
- the tsr1 gene encoding pre-rRNA-processing protein TSR1 homolog, with amino-acid sequence MVKMAANGEKQQGHRAGVYKQKNKGHKHGKHRTKGEIERENKGRVSVTALTKKQRKEQKKMDRRHKANQLRRNKKDMVLTEKRRLGSRDGPPHLVAVVALHAGVDAGAITKLLRGEGAGGVVHQERRCIAGVSDSFGLILPRFKQRFTFLSHSTADIHSLLDVAKIADSLVFVLDSTEGWDSYGDYCLSCLFAQGLPSYALVCQGVTDLPVKKRVESRRALLKITEVRFPDARLFPLDTEQDATLLLRHLGTQRQRKLGFRSRRSHLLAQHATFTPNSPAEGTGGGPTGLGTLCVSGYVRGRPLRVDRLVHISGHGDFQLSQIDAPLDPLPLNITTPRPAKPGKGGDVDMQDGDEDEAPVRVLMKADPSCRESLQTEAEVDPMDGEQTWPTESELLEAEEARKNKRVMKVPKGTSDYQATWIVDEDDENSDVDDESSEDDDVDDMMDEAMERDDEENNSQDAGSGCSSGEEEEEEEEEEEVCSTEQTGADQRYDEHIDEAAEEEGLKRYREARANEMFPDEVDTPLDTAARIRFQRYRGLKSFRSSPWDPMENLPLNYSRIFQFQSFERTRRRILAEAAVEEEGAMVGWYVTLHITDVPFSVMESVQSGKPLVLVSLLPHEQKMSVMHLLVRRHPSNTEPIKSKEELVFHCGFRRFRASPIFSQHTSADKHKMERFLRPDAPTVVSVYAPITFPPTGVLLFKQRNDDIQDLVATGSLLNCDPQRVVLKRIVVSGHPFKINRRSAVVRYMFFNRDDIMWFKPVELRTKWGRRGHIKEALGTHGHMKCVFDNQLRSQDTVLMNLYKRVYPRWTYDPYVPLSLPWVKRESTVDMEDLEME; translated from the exons ATGGTGAAAATGGCTGCTAATGGGGAAAAACAACAGGGCCATAGAGCCGGCgtatataaacagaaaaacaaaggcCACAAACATGGCAAGCATCGGACGAAAGGTGAAAtcgagagagaaaacaaag GGAGAGTGTCCGTGACAGCCCTCAccaaaaaacagagaaaagaacagaagaagatgGACAGAAGGCATAAAGCCAACCAGCTACGCCGGAATAAGAAAGACATG GTTCTTACAGAGAAACGACGTCTAGGCAGCAGGGATGGTCCTCCTCACTTGGTTGCTGTGGTCGCCCTCCATGCTGGAGTTGACGCGGGTGCCATCACCAAACTGCTACGTGGAGAGGGCGCAGGGGGTGTCGTGCATCAGGAGCGGCGGTGCATCGCTGGCGTCAGTGACAGTTTTGGGCTGATTCTGCCTCGTTTTAAACAAAGGTTCACCTTTCTAAGCCACAGCACGG CCGACATACACTCCCTGCTGGATGTGGCAAAGATTGCAGACAGCCTCGTATTTGTGCTGGACTCTACTGAAGGTTGGGACAGCTATGGAGACTACTGTCTGTCCTGTCTCTTTGCCCAGGGCCTCCCCAGCTACG CTCTGGTGTGTCAGGGTGTGACCGATCTTCCTGTGAAGAAGAGGGTTGAGTCCAGGAGAGCTCTGTTAAAGATCACCGAGGTCCGTTTCCCTGATGCCCGTCTCTTCCCTCTGGATACGGAGCAGGATGCCACTCTACTCCTCAGACACCTTGGCACTCAGAGACAGAGGAAGCTAGGTTTCCGCTCCAGACGCTCCCATCTTTTGGCTCAGCATGCCACTTTTACCCCCAACAGCCCCGCTGAGGGGACGGGTGGTGGACCCACGGGCTTGGGTACCCTCTGTGTCTCTGGGTATGTCCGTGGCCGTCCTCTACGAGTTGACAGACTGGTGCACATCAGTGGACACGGAGACTTTCAGCTCAGTCAGATTGACGCTCCGTTAGATCCTCTTCCCCTTAACATAACAACACCCAGACCAGCAAAGCCTGGCAAGGGAGGAGATGTTGACATGCAG GATGGTGATGAAGATGAGGCTCCAGTGCGGGTGCTTATGAAGGCCGACCCATCCTGTAGGGAGAGCCTGCAGACAGAGGCTGAGGTTGACCCCATGGATGGAGAGCAGACATGGCCCACGGAATCAGAGCTGCTGGAGGCTGAAG AGGCCAGAAAGAACAAACGTGTGATGAAGGTCCCTAAAGGAACATCAGACTACCAGGCCACATGGATCgttgatgaagatgatgagaaCAGCGATGTGGATGACGAAAGCAGTGAAGACGACGATGTCGACGACATGATGGACGAGGCCATGGAGAGAGATGATGAGGAGAATAACTCACAG GACGCTGGTTCAGGCTGTTCCTCAGgcgaggaagaagaagaagaggaggaagaagaagaggtgtgCTCCACAGAGCAAACTGGAGCCGATCAGCGCTATGATGAGCACATTGATGAAGCCGCAGAGGAAGAGGGTCTCAAACGTTACCGTGAGGCCCGAGCCAATGAAATGTTCCCTGACGAGGTGGACACACCCCTCGACACAGCAGCTAGAATCAG GTTTCAGCGCTACAGAGGCTTAAAAAGTTTCCGCTCCTCGCCCTGGGACCCGATGGAGAACTTACCTCTCAACTACTCACGCATCTTCCAGTTCCAGAGCTTCGAACGCACCCGCCGCCGCATACTGGCTGAAGctgcagtggaggaggagggagccaTG GTGGGCTGGTATGTTACGCTGCACATCACTGATGTGCCCTTCTCTGTGATGGAGAGCGTCCAGTCAGGCAAACCTCTGGTGTTAGTGTCCCTATTGCCCCACGAACAGAAG ATGTCAGTGATGCACCTTTTGGTGAGGAGACACCCCAGCAATACAGAGCCAATCAAATCTAAAGAGGAGCTGGTGTTCCACTGTGGATTTCGGAGGTTCAGGGCCTCTCCTATCTTCTCCCAGCACACCTCAG CTGACAAGCATAAGATGGAGCGCTTCCTCAGGCCAGATGCCCCCACTGTGGTGTCAGTATACGCTCCCATCACCTTCCCCCCAACAGGAGTCCTGCTCTTCAAACAAAGGAATGATG ACATCCAGGACCTGGTGGCTACAGGCAGTCTGCTCAATTGTGACCCTCAGCGTGTTGTCCTGAAGAGGATTGTAGTGAGCGGACACCCATTCAAAATTAACCGCCGCTCTGCAGTTGTCCGTTACATGTTCTTTAACAGGG ATGATATCATGTGGTTCAAGCCAGTAGAGCTGCGAACCAAGTGGGGTCGGAGAGGCCACATCAAGGAGGCCTTAG gAACACATGGACACATGAAGTGTGTATTTGATAATCAGCTGCGATCTCAagacacagtcctgatgaaTTTGTACAAGAGAGTTTATCCTCGCTGGACATATGACCCTTATGTGCCCTTGTCTTTACCCTGGGTTAAAAGAGAGAGCACTGTGGACATGGAGGACTTGGAGATGGAATAG